From Curtobacterium sp. SGAir0471, the proteins below share one genomic window:
- the hemC gene encoding hydroxymethylbilane synthase, whose product MTDGHSATASDGRAPIRLGTRASRLAVAQSQDVADRLAKAAGRPVELVTVTSEGDTNRASLASLGGTGVFASALREALVAGEVDVLVHSLKDLPTAPYEGLTIASVPKRADARDVLVARNGATVDTLPEGAKVGTGSPRRVAQLKAKRPDLDVIDIRGNIDTRLGRVDDDLDAVVLAAAGLGRIDRLNAATELLDLGFWPSAPGQGALAVEIRADETDRNLLAALRKLDHAPTRLTVTAEREVLAKLEAGCSAPIGATAVVDAELLLVSATVYRPDGSEYRTASHAAHLDGSAQDRLDEALEVAGRVAAELLENGAAELADLASSVSAAPAEGDHSAGPGLATPAAEQPADDGSTTTTA is encoded by the coding sequence GTGACGGACGGCCACAGCGCGACGGCCTCCGACGGTCGGGCCCCGATCCGGCTCGGCACCCGTGCCAGCCGGCTCGCGGTCGCGCAGTCGCAGGACGTCGCCGACCGCCTGGCGAAGGCCGCGGGTCGCCCCGTCGAGCTCGTCACCGTGACGAGCGAGGGTGACACGAACCGTGCGTCGCTCGCGAGCCTCGGTGGAACGGGTGTCTTCGCCAGTGCCCTGCGCGAGGCCCTGGTCGCGGGTGAGGTCGACGTGCTCGTGCACTCGCTGAAGGACCTGCCGACCGCTCCGTACGAGGGACTCACGATCGCGTCGGTGCCGAAGCGTGCCGACGCCCGTGACGTCCTCGTCGCGCGGAACGGCGCGACGGTGGACACCCTGCCCGAGGGCGCGAAGGTCGGCACGGGCTCGCCCCGCCGGGTCGCGCAGCTCAAGGCGAAGCGTCCCGACCTCGACGTGATCGACATCCGCGGCAACATCGACACCCGCCTCGGGCGCGTGGACGACGACCTCGATGCGGTGGTGCTGGCCGCCGCCGGCCTCGGTCGCATCGACCGGCTGAACGCGGCGACCGAGCTCCTCGACCTCGGTTTCTGGCCGAGTGCTCCCGGCCAGGGCGCGCTCGCGGTCGAGATCCGAGCGGACGAGACGGACCGGAACCTGCTCGCCGCGCTCCGCAAGCTCGACCACGCGCCGACTCGCCTGACGGTGACCGCCGAGCGCGAGGTCCTCGCGAAGCTCGAAGCGGGTTGCTCCGCACCGATCGGTGCCACCGCGGTCGTCGACGCCGAGCTCCTGCTCGTGTCCGCGACGGTCTACCGCCCAGACGGCTCCGAGTACCGCACGGCGTCGCACGCGGCGCACCTCGACGGCTCCGCACAGGACCGGCTCGACGAGGCACTCGAGGTCGCCGGACGCGTCGCCGCCGAACTGCTCGAGAACGGTGCCGCCGAGCTGGCGGACCTGGCGTCGTCGGTGTCCGCGGCCCCTGCCGAGGGCGACCACTCCGCCGGGCCCGGTCTCGCCACCCCCGCGGCCGAGCAGCCGGCGGACGACGGCTCCACGACCACCACGGCGTAG
- a CDS encoding NUDIX hydrolase: MSLPSDGPRTLRVSALLLVRDRRVLMVRARGRDVLYLPGGKAEPDETDVQAAIREAREETDLRLTEADLEPFGTVTEAAHGQGEGTMVAMTLFRVRPGGATDAASPVASAEVDEVEWVTSADADRCPPAGVETLRRLVAAGLVD, encoded by the coding sequence CTGAGCCTCCCCTCCGACGGTCCCCGGACACTGCGTGTCAGCGCGCTGCTGCTGGTACGCGACCGCCGGGTCCTGATGGTGCGTGCCCGCGGGCGCGACGTGCTCTACCTGCCCGGCGGCAAGGCGGAGCCGGACGAGACCGACGTGCAGGCCGCGATCCGCGAGGCACGCGAGGAGACCGACCTGCGCCTGACCGAGGCGGACCTCGAACCGTTCGGCACGGTCACCGAGGCCGCGCACGGCCAGGGCGAGGGCACCATGGTCGCGATGACCCTGTTCCGGGTCCGGCCGGGAGGCGCGACCGACGCCGCCTCGCCCGTCGCCTCCGCAGAGGTGGACGAGGTGGAGTGGGTCACCTCGGCGGACGCGGACAGGTGCCCGCCCGCAGGCGTCGAGACGCTCCGCCGGCTGGTCGCCGCCGGTCTCGTCGACTGA
- a CDS encoding ferrochelatase produces the protein MTDTSQITNGHGKVLAATPAAVDGPEHIEVPTAYDAILLAGFGGPEGQDDVIPFLRNVTRGRGIPDERLEEVAHHYRHFGGVSPINAQNRALKAALEGELAKRGIDMPVLWGNRNWAPYLEEAFTEAADKGWTKLIAIATSAYSSFSSCRQYREDYARVLTETGLIDTIQVDKVRQFFDHPGFVRPFVDGVRDGMARAIRENEGLDVATELRILFSTHSIPSTDAARSGPDYRGFDEHGAYEAQHLAVGEVVLEQAWTELLEQPEFAHLQGTSKPAWKLVYQSRSGPPTQPWLEPDINDYMNEELKGGPTRAVLIVPLGFVSDHMEVMWDLDEEATETAGELGFWSLRTQTPGVDPAYVAGLVDLVLERVNGTPTSERPHLTDIGPWYDVCRPGCCENVRAGFKPAAAGVAP, from the coding sequence GTGACCGACACCAGCCAGATCACGAACGGACACGGGAAGGTCCTCGCCGCGACCCCCGCAGCCGTCGACGGCCCCGAACACATCGAGGTCCCGACCGCGTACGACGCGATCCTGCTCGCCGGTTTCGGCGGCCCCGAGGGCCAGGACGACGTCATCCCCTTCCTCCGCAACGTCACGCGCGGTCGCGGGATCCCGGACGAGCGCCTCGAAGAAGTGGCGCACCACTACCGCCACTTCGGCGGCGTGAGCCCGATCAACGCGCAGAACCGCGCGCTCAAGGCCGCGCTCGAAGGTGAGCTCGCGAAGCGCGGCATCGACATGCCGGTGCTCTGGGGCAACCGGAACTGGGCGCCCTACCTCGAAGAGGCCTTCACCGAGGCAGCCGACAAGGGCTGGACGAAGCTCATCGCCATCGCGACGAGCGCCTACTCGTCGTTCTCGAGCTGCCGGCAGTACCGCGAGGACTACGCCCGCGTGCTCACCGAGACCGGCCTGATCGACACGATCCAGGTCGACAAGGTCCGGCAGTTCTTCGACCACCCGGGCTTCGTCCGCCCGTTCGTCGACGGTGTCCGTGACGGCATGGCCCGTGCGATCCGCGAGAACGAGGGACTCGACGTCGCGACCGAGCTCCGCATCCTGTTCTCGACGCACTCGATCCCGTCGACCGACGCGGCCCGCTCCGGCCCCGACTACCGCGGGTTCGACGAACACGGTGCGTACGAGGCGCAGCACCTGGCCGTCGGCGAGGTCGTCCTCGAGCAGGCCTGGACCGAGCTGCTCGAGCAGCCCGAGTTCGCGCACCTGCAGGGCACGTCGAAGCCCGCCTGGAAGCTCGTCTACCAGTCGCGGTCGGGCCCCCCGACGCAGCCGTGGCTCGAGCCCGACATCAACGACTACATGAACGAGGAGCTCAAGGGCGGTCCGACCCGCGCGGTGCTCATCGTGCCGCTCGGCTTCGTGAGCGACCACATGGAGGTCATGTGGGACCTCGACGAAGAGGCGACAGAGACCGCGGGTGAGCTCGGCTTCTGGTCGCTCCGCACGCAGACGCCCGGCGTCGACCCGGCGTACGTCGCCGGGCTCGTCGACCTGGTGCTCGAGCGCGTCAACGGCACGCCGACCAGCGAGCGTCCGCACCTGACCGACATCGGCCCCTGGTACGACGTGTGCCGCCCGGGCTGCTGCGAGAACGTGCGCGCCGGGTTCAAGCCGGCCGCAGCCGGGGTCGCTCCGTGA
- a CDS encoding serine hydrolase, producing MTESDAAPSSEPDAEPVAGPSEQGATAGPSRRPRRRHQVDAADGARVRGRHRGGTDERFSAGLEALGALARDGASVSASVIDTSTGKALLAVDDTLVQPVASLGRVLLLIETAAQLEDGRLHGDRLQRMARDTATGAGLWQFLQESTMQVPDLATLVGASADAWATNALLSAVGIDAVRERAEALGIERTALIDRVRDRRGPDDAPDASVAPAGELAWLMRGLALGEVVDEPVSNRVLGWLSLASDLSLVAGAFGLDPLAHRALDHGLQAVVVTGSSTGVRAEAGILRGPGSSVSYAVTVTFDDATLQRRLAVVEALRTLGTEVLEVVHAPSYR from the coding sequence ATGACCGAGTCGGACGCGGCTCCGTCGTCCGAGCCGGACGCCGAGCCGGTCGCCGGCCCCTCGGAGCAGGGCGCCACCGCAGGCCCGTCCCGCCGTCCGCGGCGTCGACACCAGGTCGACGCCGCGGACGGCGCCCGTGTGCGTGGCCGCCACCGCGGGGGCACGGACGAGCGGTTCAGCGCCGGCCTGGAGGCACTGGGTGCGCTGGCACGGGACGGCGCGTCCGTCAGCGCCTCGGTCATCGACACGTCGACCGGCAAGGCCCTGCTCGCCGTGGACGACACACTCGTCCAGCCGGTGGCGAGCCTCGGCCGGGTGCTGCTCCTCATCGAGACGGCCGCCCAGCTCGAGGACGGTCGCCTGCACGGCGACCGGTTGCAGCGGATGGCCCGGGACACCGCGACCGGCGCCGGGCTCTGGCAGTTCCTGCAGGAGTCGACCATGCAGGTCCCGGACCTCGCGACGCTCGTCGGGGCCTCGGCGGACGCATGGGCCACGAACGCGCTGCTCTCCGCCGTCGGCATCGACGCCGTGCGCGAACGTGCCGAGGCGCTCGGCATCGAGCGGACCGCCCTGATCGACCGGGTCCGGGACCGCAGGGGCCCTGACGATGCTCCGGACGCCTCGGTCGCCCCCGCCGGCGAGCTCGCCTGGCTCATGCGCGGCCTGGCGCTCGGCGAGGTCGTGGACGAACCCGTGTCGAACCGGGTGCTCGGGTGGCTCTCCCTGGCGAGCGACCTCAGCCTGGTCGCCGGTGCCTTCGGTCTCGACCCGCTCGCGCACCGGGCGCTCGACCACGGGTTGCAGGCGGTCGTCGTCACGGGGTCGTCGACGGGGGTCCGGGCCGAGGCGGGCATCCTGCGCGGACCGGGTTCGTCGGTGAGCTACGCGGTCACGGTGACGTTCGACGACGCGACCCTGCAGCGGCGGCTCGCGGTCGTCGAGGCCCTGCGGACCCTCGGCACCGAGGTGCTCGAGGTCGTGCACGCCCCGTCGTACCGCTGA
- a CDS encoding glutamyl-tRNA reductase, which produces MLICLTASHRNASFDLLERLSIGAPTAASRLVTDSDVLDGAVVLATCNRFEAYLDIAGDDRDSAVSATVDAVATASDLVPAEVLDSVSVLGGGDVVQHLFAVSSGLESVVVGETEISGQVRRALEDARANGTTTSDLERLFQEAAHTSRGVKTRTRIGAAGRSLVRLGLELASSRITDWAQTRVLLVGTGSYAATTIAALRDRGAVNIQVFSPSGRAPWFAAKHDLVAATDLRRAIGTSDVVITCTSSEVPVVEPADLDDGQRRIVIDLGLPRNVDPDAADVEGVELLDLETISIHAPIAELNAESEARQMVDDAVSRFRAQALEQSTTPALVAFRKHVFDILDDEIDRAKRRDADPESVEQTERALRHLVGVLLHRPSVRARELGRAGRGEEFVGALDALFGVHPEPEAELPSPIVPLAERTAPERAATDRADEADAS; this is translated from the coding sequence GTGCTCATCTGTCTCACGGCGTCGCACCGCAACGCCAGCTTCGACCTCCTGGAGCGACTGAGCATCGGCGCACCGACCGCCGCGAGCCGTCTGGTGACGGACTCCGACGTGCTCGACGGGGCCGTCGTCCTCGCCACCTGCAACCGTTTCGAGGCCTACCTCGACATCGCGGGCGACGACCGCGACTCCGCCGTGTCGGCCACCGTCGACGCCGTCGCCACCGCCAGCGACCTCGTGCCCGCCGAGGTCCTCGACTCCGTCAGCGTGCTCGGCGGCGGGGACGTCGTGCAGCACCTGTTCGCCGTGTCGAGCGGCCTCGAGTCCGTCGTCGTCGGTGAGACCGAGATCTCCGGGCAGGTCCGTCGTGCGCTCGAGGACGCCCGCGCGAACGGCACCACCACCTCCGACCTCGAACGCCTCTTCCAGGAGGCGGCGCACACCTCCCGCGGCGTCAAGACCCGCACCCGCATCGGCGCCGCCGGTCGGTCGCTCGTCCGCCTCGGGCTCGAGCTCGCCTCGTCGCGCATCACCGACTGGGCGCAGACCCGTGTCCTGCTCGTCGGCACCGGCAGCTACGCCGCGACGACGATCGCCGCCCTGCGCGACCGCGGTGCCGTGAACATCCAGGTCTTCTCGCCCTCCGGCCGCGCACCGTGGTTCGCCGCGAAGCACGACCTCGTCGCCGCGACCGACCTGCGCCGGGCGATCGGCACGAGCGACGTCGTCATCACCTGCACCTCGAGCGAGGTCCCGGTCGTCGAACCGGCCGACCTCGACGACGGCCAGCGCCGCATCGTCATCGACCTCGGACTCCCCCGCAACGTGGACCCCGACGCCGCCGACGTCGAGGGCGTCGAACTCCTCGACCTCGAGACGATCAGCATCCACGCGCCGATCGCCGAGCTGAACGCCGAGTCCGAGGCCCGCCAGATGGTCGACGACGCGGTGTCGCGCTTCCGTGCGCAGGCACTCGAGCAGTCGACCACGCCGGCGCTCGTCGCCTTCCGCAAGCACGTCTTCGACATCCTCGACGACGAGATCGACCGCGCGAAGCGCCGTGACGCCGACCCGGAGTCCGTCGAGCAGACCGAGCGGGCGCTCCGGCACCTGGTCGGCGTCCTGCTGCACCGCCCGTCGGTCCGCGCCCGCGAGCTCGGTCGCGCCGGCCGCGGCGAGGAGTTCGTCGGGGCGCTCGACGCCCTGTTCGGCGTGCACCCGGAACCCGAGGCGGAGCTGCCGTCGCCGATCGTGCCGCTCGCGGAGCGCACCGCGCCCGAGCGGGCCGCGACGGACCGCGCCGACGAGGCGGACGCGAGCTGA
- the hemE gene encoding uroporphyrinogen decarboxylase yields the protein MTTAVPSALPDSHPLVTGRTSGSPLVRALRGDRPETLPVWFMRQAGRSLPEYRELRVGTAMLDACLDPAMASEITLQPVRRHGVDAGIFFSDIVVPIKLAGVDVEIVPGRGPVLGSPIRTAADVDALAPLDPAALAPITEAVQRTVAELGDTPLIGFAGAPFTLAAYLVEGGPSKDHIRARTLMHSDPETWARLLDWAAGVSGAFLRAQVTAGASAAQLFDSWVGSLSRTDYVASVAPHSATALSHVADLGVPRIHFGVGSGEVLHEMTTLGDPADTVAVDAVGVDWRVPLDEAVRRVGTGVTVQGNIDPAMLAAPWEVLEAHVRDVVRRGGAARAHVVNLGHGVPPETDPTVLTRVVELLHGLGDGSGDGTGAAA from the coding sequence GTGACCACCGCCGTGCCCTCCGCCCTGCCCGACAGCCACCCGCTCGTGACCGGCAGGACGTCGGGCTCGCCGCTCGTCCGGGCGCTGCGCGGGGACCGTCCGGAGACGCTGCCGGTGTGGTTCATGCGCCAGGCCGGTCGGTCGCTGCCGGAGTACCGGGAGCTGCGGGTCGGCACGGCGATGCTCGACGCGTGCCTCGACCCGGCGATGGCGTCGGAGATCACCCTGCAGCCGGTCCGCCGGCACGGGGTGGACGCCGGCATCTTCTTCAGCGACATCGTCGTGCCGATCAAGCTCGCGGGCGTGGACGTCGAGATCGTCCCCGGTCGCGGTCCGGTGCTCGGCTCCCCGATCCGCACCGCGGCGGACGTGGACGCGCTCGCCCCGCTCGACCCCGCGGCCCTCGCGCCGATCACCGAGGCCGTGCAGCGCACCGTCGCCGAGCTCGGCGACACCCCGCTCATCGGGTTCGCGGGGGCGCCGTTCACCCTCGCCGCGTACCTGGTCGAGGGCGGCCCCTCGAAGGACCACATCCGCGCCCGCACGCTGATGCACAGCGACCCGGAGACCTGGGCGCGCCTGCTCGACTGGGCCGCCGGCGTCTCCGGAGCGTTCCTCCGGGCGCAGGTCACTGCCGGGGCCTCGGCCGCGCAGCTCTTCGACTCGTGGGTCGGTTCGCTGTCCCGCACCGACTACGTCGCCTCGGTCGCCCCGCACTCGGCGACGGCCCTGTCGCACGTGGCCGACCTCGGCGTCCCGCGCATCCACTTCGGCGTCGGCAGCGGCGAGGTCCTGCACGAGATGACCACGCTGGGCGACCCGGCCGACACCGTCGCCGTCGATGCCGTGGGCGTCGACTGGCGTGTCCCGCTCGACGAGGCGGTCCGCCGCGTCGGCACCGGGGTCACCGTGCAGGGCAACATCGACCCCGCGATGCTCGCCGCTCCGTGGGAGGTGCTCGAGGCCCACGTGCGCGACGTCGTCCGTCGTGGTGGTGCGGCCCGGGCACACGTGGTAAACCTCGGGCACGGTGTCCCGCCGGAGACCGACCCCACCGTGCTCACGCGCGTGGTCGAGCTGCTCCACGGACTCGGCGACGGCAGCGGCGACGGGACGGGAGCCGCGGCGTGA
- the hemQ gene encoding hydrogen peroxide-dependent heme synthase produces MSSDVHAAPHENVPDNAAAGAAAHGAGSAHETDPASGIDPNLLTAYALWAVFRRPLGPIHRVGDDAVAELDAAVARAADAGVTIRGFYDVSGFRADADVMIWLHGDDAQAIQAALRDIRRTALFQDAEPVWHAMAMHREAEFNKRHTPAFLRGKDPEAWITVYPFVRSFEWYLLPEEERSKMLRDHGIAGAKYRRVLTNTIATFALSDYEWILPLESPELVDLVDLMRDLRYTEARLHVREEIPFFTGRRVTTAELPEVLS; encoded by the coding sequence ATGAGCTCCGACGTGCACGCAGCCCCGCACGAGAACGTCCCCGACAACGCCGCGGCCGGTGCCGCAGCGCACGGCGCCGGCTCGGCGCACGAGACCGACCCGGCGAGCGGGATCGACCCGAACCTGCTCACCGCGTACGCGCTCTGGGCCGTGTTCCGTCGGCCGCTCGGACCGATCCACCGCGTCGGTGACGACGCCGTCGCCGAGCTCGACGCCGCCGTGGCCCGTGCGGCCGACGCGGGCGTCACCATCCGCGGCTTCTACGACGTCTCCGGCTTCCGCGCCGACGCGGACGTCATGATCTGGCTGCACGGTGACGACGCGCAGGCGATCCAGGCGGCGCTCCGCGACATCCGTCGGACTGCGCTGTTCCAGGACGCCGAGCCGGTGTGGCACGCGATGGCGATGCACCGCGAGGCCGAGTTCAACAAGCGCCACACGCCGGCGTTCCTGCGCGGCAAGGACCCCGAGGCCTGGATCACGGTGTACCCGTTCGTCCGGTCCTTCGAGTGGTACCTGTTGCCGGAAGAAGAACGCTCGAAGATGCTCCGCGACCACGGCATCGCCGGTGCGAAGTACCGCCGCGTGCTGACGAACACCATCGCGACCTTCGCGCTGAGCGACTACGAGTGGATCCTGCCGCTCGAGAGCCCCGAGCTCGTCGACCTCGTCGACCTCATGCGCGACCTGCGCTACACCGAGGCTCGCTTGCACGTGCGCGAGGAGATCCCCTTCTTCACCGGTCGTCGCGTGACGACCGCCGAACTGCCGGAGGTGCTGTCGTGA
- a CDS encoding DUF4232 domain-containing protein translates to MHRSTRSSIVLASTGVVLALALSGCSSSGPDDAATPTATETVTATPSASSSSVASSVPSSGSSTSSSASGGSASGGSASGGSGAAGERCATGSLTGSIEPGSGGAAGSTIVHLALRNTGSTTCTLQGWPGVSFVGGGSGEQIGAAATRDESSAHPTVTLAPGATAVAPLKITQAENYPTATCDPVAADGFRVYPPGSTESLFVRDSGVTACRSTDAGLLNVQGLVPEGQAAD, encoded by the coding sequence ATGCACCGCAGCACACGTTCGTCCATCGTCCTCGCGAGCACCGGGGTCGTGCTCGCCCTCGCGCTCTCCGGCTGTTCGTCGAGCGGTCCGGACGACGCAGCGACGCCGACCGCCACCGAGACCGTGACGGCGACACCGTCTGCGTCCTCCTCGTCCGTCGCCTCGTCCGTCCCGTCGTCGGGCTCGTCCACGTCCTCGTCGGCGTCCGGTGGCTCGGCGAGCGGTGGGTCGGCGAGCGGTGGCTCGGGGGCCGCCGGCGAGCGGTGTGCGACCGGATCGCTCACCGGCAGCATCGAGCCAGGCAGCGGTGGCGCCGCCGGCAGCACGATCGTGCACCTCGCGCTCCGCAACACCGGCTCCACGACCTGCACGCTGCAGGGCTGGCCGGGGGTGTCCTTCGTCGGCGGCGGCTCGGGTGAGCAGATCGGGGCGGCAGCCACCCGCGACGAGTCATCGGCGCACCCGACCGTGACGCTCGCACCCGGCGCGACGGCCGTCGCACCACTGAAGATCACCCAGGCGGAGAACTACCCGACGGCGACGTGCGACCCGGTGGCCGCCGACGGGTTCCGCGTGTACCCGCCTGGGTCGACCGAGTCGCTGTTCGTGCGCGACTCCGGGGTCACCGCGTGCCGGTCCACCGATGCGGGGTTGCTGAACGTGCAGGGGCTCGTGCCCGAGGGGCAGGCGGCGGACTGA
- a CDS encoding DUF3618 domain-containing protein, protein MTDQHDDLANRVAATRTQLFETLDAIEDKLNVPKQLGIAASKVKQGIDEKPVPYLAGLAAGVAVVGSIVVAVLRRR, encoded by the coding sequence GTGACCGACCAGCACGACGACCTGGCGAACCGCGTCGCGGCGACCCGCACGCAGCTGTTCGAGACGCTCGACGCGATCGAGGACAAGCTCAACGTGCCGAAGCAGCTCGGCATCGCGGCGTCGAAGGTCAAGCAGGGGATCGACGAGAAGCCGGTGCCCTACCTGGCCGGGCTCGCAGCCGGTGTGGCGGTGGTCGGGAGTATCGTCGTAGCGGTGCTCCGACGGCGGTAG
- a CDS encoding protoporphyrinogen/coproporphyrinogen oxidase, which translates to MTDVVVVGGGVAGLVAARDLAKGGAHVVLVEAGDRLGGMILRHTVAGIDLDLGAESFATRTDAVERLAIELGLGNDVVSPDPRGAWLMTRDGRTAPIPQTGFLGIPGSPMAADVLAVVGQGGGLRAQMDSLLPSPVGARAQSLGALVRKRMGERVLDDLVVPVAGGVYSTHPDQLDPDRVAPGLRAALQREGSLARAVLALRSRATAGSAVQGIRGGIVRLVDELVADMTTYGVDVRTGTRATAIERFAVETVRADGTRERLPAQHVLASTADPTRAAAPDRTGIELVTLVVDQPELDAGPRGTGMLVHPDAEGVRAKALTHATVKWPWLAEAAAGRHVLRLSYATRPEDDATGPSGTGTSLPVDPDDAVGTRATRDATALLGVPVTADRVLGAARVRWYGPDLTAAGLAEGVVGIGETTSGRGLAGIVAAARTSAARILGS; encoded by the coding sequence GTGACCGACGTCGTCGTGGTCGGCGGCGGGGTCGCCGGCCTGGTCGCCGCCCGTGACCTGGCGAAGGGCGGTGCGCACGTCGTGCTCGTCGAGGCCGGGGACCGTCTGGGCGGCATGATCCTGCGGCACACCGTCGCCGGGATCGACCTCGACCTGGGGGCGGAGTCCTTCGCGACCCGGACCGACGCCGTCGAGCGGCTCGCGATCGAGCTCGGGCTGGGGAACGACGTCGTGTCGCCCGACCCGCGCGGCGCGTGGCTGATGACCCGCGACGGCCGGACGGCCCCGATCCCGCAGACCGGCTTCCTCGGGATCCCGGGGAGCCCGATGGCCGCCGACGTCCTCGCGGTGGTCGGTCAGGGCGGCGGACTCCGCGCCCAGATGGACTCGCTGCTGCCCTCGCCGGTCGGCGCCCGCGCGCAGTCGCTCGGCGCCCTCGTGCGGAAGCGCATGGGGGAGCGCGTGCTCGACGACCTGGTCGTCCCGGTCGCGGGCGGTGTCTACTCCACCCACCCGGACCAGCTCGACCCCGACCGCGTGGCCCCCGGGCTCCGCGCGGCGCTGCAACGCGAGGGGTCCCTCGCCCGCGCCGTGCTCGCCCTGCGGTCCCGGGCCACCGCGGGGTCGGCGGTGCAGGGCATCCGCGGCGGGATCGTCCGTCTCGTCGACGAGCTCGTGGCCGACATGACGACCTACGGCGTCGACGTCCGCACCGGCACCCGCGCCACCGCGATCGAGCGCTTCGCCGTCGAGACCGTGCGCGCGGACGGCACCCGGGAGCGCCTGCCGGCCCAGCACGTCCTCGCGTCGACCGCCGACCCGACCCGCGCGGCGGCACCCGACCGCACCGGCATCGAGCTCGTGACGCTCGTGGTCGACCAGCCGGAGCTCGACGCCGGACCCCGCGGGACCGGGATGCTCGTGCACCCCGACGCCGAGGGGGTCCGGGCGAAGGCGCTCACCCACGCGACCGTGAAGTGGCCGTGGCTCGCCGAGGCCGCGGCCGGACGGCACGTCCTGCGGCTGAGCTACGCGACGCGACCCGAGGACGACGCGACGGGACCGTCGGGGACGGGGACGAGCCTCCCGGTCGACCCGGACGACGCCGTCGGGACCCGCGCCACCCGCGACGCCACGGCCCTGCTCGGCGTCCCGGTGACCGCGGACCGTGTGCTGGGTGCCGCCCGTGTGCGCTGGTACGGGCCCGACCTGACAGCCGCGGGCCTGGCCGAGGGCGTCGTCGGGATCGGGGAGACGACGTCCGGGCGCGGCCTGGCCGGCATCGTCGCCGCTGCCCGGACGTCCGCTGCACGCATCCTGGGATCCTGA
- a CDS encoding phage holin family protein, which yields MTDTRDRKSRSLFGLVGDIPKLVKNLVKGEIDLLKAEMIAKAKVFGLAAGLLIGALVIVLYAIGVLLTAAVMGLATVMPAWLAALLLAVVMLIVAGILGFVGWKRFKKGLPLTPKRTIDSVKDDINAVKGMGNKPGQHDRITRS from the coding sequence ATGACCGACACCCGCGACCGCAAGTCGCGATCGTTGTTCGGTCTGGTCGGGGACATCCCGAAGCTGGTCAAGAACCTCGTCAAGGGCGAGATCGACCTGCTGAAGGCCGAGATGATCGCCAAGGCGAAGGTCTTCGGACTCGCCGCCGGGCTCCTCATCGGCGCGCTCGTCATCGTGCTCTACGCGATCGGCGTGCTGCTGACCGCCGCCGTGATGGGCCTCGCGACCGTGATGCCGGCGTGGCTCGCCGCGCTGCTGCTCGCCGTCGTCATGCTGATCGTCGCCGGCATCCTCGGGTTCGTCGGCTGGAAGCGCTTCAAGAAGGGCCTGCCCCTCACGCCGAAGCGCACGATCGACAGCGTCAAGGACGACATCAACGCCGTGAAGGGCATGGGCAACAAGCCCGGCCAGCACGACCGGATCACCCGCTCCTGA
- a CDS encoding uroporphyrinogen-III synthase has protein sequence MTDAPPADAAALDAALARFADAAGSSADGAAGPSADDAARPSADDAPVGRHDAHPAAGALPDGTGNTAPWLVVTSATAVRVVSGRVPRLPAGVRVACVGEATARAAHEAGWPVDLVPDDESAVGLAAALPADGGPVFFPRSEIAATTLVDGLRARGIAVSEVVAYRTVGTGDDPIVLDPPPDAVLVTSGSVARQVAARMIPLDPRTHVACIGPSTADAARAAGLPVHVVAAGRSAEALLDAVVEALHPNPRTGRSS, from the coding sequence ATCACTGACGCCCCGCCCGCCGACGCGGCAGCGCTCGACGCGGCCCTCGCCCGGTTCGCCGACGCAGCGGGCTCGTCCGCCGACGGCGCAGCAGGCCCGTCCGCCGACGACGCGGCGCGCCCGTCCGCCGACGACGCCCCGGTCGGGAGGCACGACGCACATCCCGCGGCCGGCGCGCTTCCCGACGGAACCGGCAACACAGCCCCCTGGCTCGTGGTGACCAGTGCGACGGCCGTGCGCGTGGTCAGCGGGCGCGTGCCGCGCCTCCCGGCCGGGGTCCGTGTGGCCTGCGTCGGCGAGGCGACCGCCCGTGCCGCGCACGAGGCGGGCTGGCCCGTCGACCTCGTACCGGACGACGAGTCCGCAGTCGGACTGGCCGCAGCCCTGCCGGCCGACGGCGGGCCCGTGTTCTTCCCACGCTCCGAGATCGCCGCGACCACCCTCGTCGACGGGCTGCGCGCCCGCGGCATCGCCGTGTCGGAGGTGGTGGCGTACCGTACCGTGGGGACGGGCGACGACCCGATCGTCCTCGACCCCCCACCGGACGCCGTGCTCGTGACGAGCGGGAGCGTCGCCCGACAGGTCGCAGCGCGGATGATCCCGCTCGACCCGCGCACGCACGTCGCGTGCATCGGACCGTCCACCGCCGACGCCGCCCGTGCCGCGGGACTGCCCGTGCACGTCGTGGCCGCCGGTCGGTCCGCCGAAGCCCTGCTCGACGCCGTCGTCGAGGCCCTCCACCCGAACCCCAGAACAGGAAGGTCATCGTGA